One Mycolicibacterium sp. ND9-15 genomic window, CCAGGCGGCCACCATCCCGGCCATGATGGCGGGCTCCGACGTGGTGGGTCTGGCCCAGACCGGCACCGGCAAGACGGCCGCGTTCGCCATCCCGATTCTGTCGAAGATCGACACCAGCAGTCGCGTCACCCAGGCGCTGGTGCTGGCGCCGACGCGGGAACTGGCGCTGCAGGTGGCCGAGGCGTTCGGCCGCTACGGCGCGCACCTGCCCGAGGTCAACGTGCTGCCGATATACGGCGGATCGTCTTACGGTCCGCAACTGGCAGGGCTCAAGCGTGGCGCCCAGGTGGTGGTCGGCACGCCAGGCCGGGTGATCGATCACCTCGAGAAGGGCCGGTTGGATCTCTCGCGGCTCGACTATCTGGTGCTCGACGAGGCCGACGAGATGCTGCAGATGGGCTTCGCAGAAGACGTCGAGCGAATCCTGTCCGACACCCCCGAGTACAAACAGGTCGCGTTGTTCTCGGCGACCATGCCGCCCGCGATCCGCAAGATCACCACCAAGTACCTGCACGACCCGGTCGAGGTGACCGTCAAGGCGAAAACCACCACCGCCGAGAACATTTCGCAGCGCTACATCCAAGTGGCGGGCCACCGCAAGATGGATGCGCTGACGCGGGTGCTCGAGGTGGAGGAGGGCGACGCGATGATCGTGTTCGTCCGCACCAAACAAGCCACCGAAGAGGTCGCCGAACGGCTGAAGGCCAGGGGTTTCGCCGCGGCGGCGATCAACGGGGACATCCCGCAGGCACAGCGTGAGCGCACCATCGCCGCGTTGAAGGACGGCAGCATCGACGTCCTGATCGCCACCGATGTGGCAGCGCGCGGGCTGGACGTCGAACGCATCTCCCACGTGCTGAACTACGACATCCCGCACGACACCGAGTCCTATGTGCACCGCATCGGGCGCACCGGTCGGGCCGGCCGGTCCGGGGCGGCGCTGCTGTTCGTCACCCCCCGCGAGCGCCATCTGCTCAAGGCCATCGAGAAGGCCACCCGGTCCAAGCTGGTCGAGGCGGAACTGCCGACGGTCGAGGACGTCAACGCCCAGCGGGTGGCGAAGTTCCGCGACTCGATCACCGAGGCGCTCAACGCTCCCGGCACCGACGTCTTCCGGAACATCATCGAGGAGTACGAACGCGAGCACGACGTGCCGATCGCCGATATCGCGGCGGCGCTGGCCGCGCAGGCGCACGGTGGTGACCAGTTCTTCATGGTCGAGCCGCCGCCGGAGAAGCGCCGCGAGCGCGAGGAGCGGCCGCGGCGCGAGAAGCCCGATCGCAGACGGCGCGAGGGCTTGACCACGTACCGCATCGATGTGGGTAAGCGGCACAAGGTCGGACCCGGTCACATCGTCGGCGCGATCGCCAACGAAGGGGGACTGCACCGCAGCGACTTCGGCCACATCACGATCCGCCCCGATTTCTCGTTGGTCGAGCTACCCGCCGATCTGCCCAGAAAGACACTCAAAGCCCTTGAGAACACCCGTATCTCGGGGGTGAAGATCAACCTGCAGCCCGACCGACGGCCGGACAAGGGCCGGCGCAAGGGCAGATGACGCTGTCGCGCGGACTGGACGCGCAGGGCGGCCTGGAATCCGTCGGCAAGCCCGAACGCGTCGCCTCGCTCACCGGTATCCGCGCCGTCGCGGCGCTGTTGGTGATGCTCACCCACGCCGCGTACACGACGGGTAAGTACCCCCAGGGCTACGTCGGCCTGGTGTACTCCCGCGCCGAGATCGGGGTACCGATCTTCTTCGTGCTCAGCGGATTTCTGTTGTTCTCGCCGTGGGTGAAGGCCGCGCTCACCGGGCGCCCGCCGCCGTCGGTGCGTCGCTACGCCTGGCGCCGGGTGCGCCGCATCATGCCTGCCTACATCGTCACCGTCTTGGCGGCCTACCTCGTCTACCACTTCCGCACCGCGGGCCCGAATCCCGGCCACACCTGGGAAGGGTTGTTCCGCAACCTCACGCTGACCCAGATCTACACCGACGACTATCTGTATTCGTTCCTGCATCAGGGTCTGACGCAGATGTGGAGCCTTGCGGTGGAGGTCGCGTTCTACGTGGTGCTGCCGCTGTTGGCGTGGCTGCTGCTGGTGGCGCTGTGCCGGCGACGGTGGCGGCCCGGCCTGCTGATGGGCGGACTGGCCGCACTGGCGCTGATCACCCCGGCGTGGTTGATCCTGGTGCACACCACCGACTTCCTGGCCGACGGTGCGCGGCTGTGGCTGCCGGCGTATCTGGTCTGGTTCATCGGCGGGATGATGCTCGCGGTGTTGCAACCGCTGGGCGTGCGGGCCTACGGCCTGGCGTGCATACCGCTGGCGGTCGCGTGCTATTTCATCGTGTCCACACCGATCGCCGGTGAGCCGACCACCTCGCCCAACGAGTTGCGCGAGGCCTTGGTGAAGGTGTTGTTCTACGCGGTGATCGCCACGCTGGCGGTGGCGCCGTTGGCGCTCGGCGACCGGGGCCTCTATGCGCGGTTCCTGTCCAGCCGGCCGATGGTTTTCCTCGGCGAGATCTCCTACGAGATCTTCCTGATCCACCTGATCACGATGGAGCTGGTGATGGTGGAGATCCTGCGCTATCCGATCTACACCGGTTCCGTCGTCATGCTCTTCCTCGTCACCTTCGTGGTGACGGTCCCGCTGTCCTGGCTGCTGCACCGGTTCACCCGGGTGCGGACCACCTGACGCCGCATGCAGCCGGATTTGGCGCTAATTGGTTGATCGCACGCATGTGGTGCGGGCAAGTAACCAGTTAAGGCCGTTGTGGCAGCGTCAGGTACGCGACCTTAGGGTAGGGTTGCCTAACTGCAATGCGACACGGAGGGCCAGTGATGTCAGACAAGAAGCCAACGCGCGGTTTCCAGGGTGCGGTGCTCAAGCTGCTGCGCGCGGGCGACTATCGACTGACCGTGACGGGTAGGCGTGAGATCGGCCCGCATTACCTGCGGCTGACTTTCGATGCGGGCGGCTTGCTCGCCGACCGGCCGCTGCACCCGACGATGTGGATCCGCATGTGGTTCGCCGACGGCGACAAACTGCATCAGCGCGGCTACACGCTGGTCGACCCGAACCCGACCGCCGATGCCGTCGACATCGAGTTCGCGCTGCACGACGGTATCGCCTCGCAGTGGGCGCAGAACGCGCAACCCGGCGACACGGTCGACGTGACGGTGTTGGGCAGCAACTTCACCTTGCCCGAACCACAGCCCGCCGGCTATGTGATCGTCGGCGATACCGCATCGCTGCCCGCCATCAACTCGCTGCTGACGGCGATCGGCGACACCCCGGCGCGGGTGTTTTTGGAGGCCGCGCACGACGACGACCGGCAGCTGCCGGTGGCCCGCAGCACCGATGTGACGTGGGTGGACCGCAAGAATGCCGGCGAGGCGCTGGTCGAAGCCGTGGCTGC contains:
- a CDS encoding acyltransferase family protein translates to MTLSRGLDAQGGLESVGKPERVASLTGIRAVAALLVMLTHAAYTTGKYPQGYVGLVYSRAEIGVPIFFVLSGFLLFSPWVKAALTGRPPPSVRRYAWRRVRRIMPAYIVTVLAAYLVYHFRTAGPNPGHTWEGLFRNLTLTQIYTDDYLYSFLHQGLTQMWSLAVEVAFYVVLPLLAWLLLVALCRRRWRPGLLMGGLAALALITPAWLILVHTTDFLADGARLWLPAYLVWFIGGMMLAVLQPLGVRAYGLACIPLAVACYFIVSTPIAGEPTTSPNELREALVKVLFYAVIATLAVAPLALGDRGLYARFLSSRPMVFLGEISYEIFLIHLITMELVMVEILRYPIYTGSVVMLFLVTFVVTVPLSWLLHRFTRVRTT
- a CDS encoding DEAD/DEAH box helicase, giving the protein MTPSEPDATDAELTFNDLQIHPSVLQAVADVGYETPSAIQAATIPAMMAGSDVVGLAQTGTGKTAAFAIPILSKIDTSSRVTQALVLAPTRELALQVAEAFGRYGAHLPEVNVLPIYGGSSYGPQLAGLKRGAQVVVGTPGRVIDHLEKGRLDLSRLDYLVLDEADEMLQMGFAEDVERILSDTPEYKQVALFSATMPPAIRKITTKYLHDPVEVTVKAKTTTAENISQRYIQVAGHRKMDALTRVLEVEEGDAMIVFVRTKQATEEVAERLKARGFAAAAINGDIPQAQRERTIAALKDGSIDVLIATDVAARGLDVERISHVLNYDIPHDTESYVHRIGRTGRAGRSGAALLFVTPRERHLLKAIEKATRSKLVEAELPTVEDVNAQRVAKFRDSITEALNAPGTDVFRNIIEEYEREHDVPIADIAAALAAQAHGGDQFFMVEPPPEKRREREERPRREKPDRRRREGLTTYRIDVGKRHKVGPGHIVGAIANEGGLHRSDFGHITIRPDFSLVELPADLPRKTLKALENTRISGVKINLQPDRRPDKGRRKGR
- a CDS encoding siderophore-interacting protein, giving the protein MSDKKPTRGFQGAVLKLLRAGDYRLTVTGRREIGPHYLRLTFDAGGLLADRPLHPTMWIRMWFADGDKLHQRGYTLVDPNPTADAVDIEFALHDGIASQWAQNAQPGDTVDVTVLGSNFTLPEPQPAGYVIVGDTASLPAINSLLTAIGDTPARVFLEAAHDDDRQLPVARSTDVTWVDRKNAGEALVEAVAAASFEASDHFGWVACDNRTTRAVAKVFREQYKISKKSIKAQAYWVA